The Fusarium musae strain F31 chromosome 10, whole genome shotgun sequence DNA window TCATGAGCTGGTTATATCTTCTTATTTGAAACGAATAGCCTTATTTAATCCAGGTTTCATCGTCTTTCGCTTCCAGGATAAGCATATTATTAAGTCCCGTGTTGCGTAAACAAGTAACCctgctaggggaggaaagaaaactcaggaccttgatcctaaatggcAAAAAGACTTAGCTAGACTTGTCTAAATTTAGCCTATCTTTACTTAGTTTAGGATACACTTTACAGAATTTATTTCAACACCTTGTCAAAGTTCAGTggcttcttgctccctgaggccgTGCTGGTGACCTGCTATTTGGCCCACTGTTCTGACCAGGATGAGGCTCCgctgtcatcaacctcaatccTTACTGCAACGCAATCAATGCATGGCAAAATGTAGGAGACACTTATAGAAGAAGGCTCAAGTCAAGACTCtaagtaaaatatagttTCAGTATTGTTAGTTAGTGTCATTTGAACtggatcatcatcactgctgGCAAGACTTGGTATCAAGCTAAAGAAGCTTGATCCCTCCGTTTCAATTCTCATCATTGAAACACGCCCCCCACAAAAGACTAACCCTTTAAtcccaagctcaaccacGTCGTCGAGTTTCACATCCCAAAAATACTGCCGACGTTCCACGGAATAAAACAGCGACATCAAAAGTCCGCCAATAATGGCCACCAGCAACTCTTGGCGTGGCCAACTGGGCCGCGATACGGCCTGTCTCAAGTTTCAAGTTAACAAAACAGAACCATTTTTTCTGGAAGATTTCTAGGAGGAGATCTTCTCCGCCGCTTACGGTAAAGCCTGCGAGAGGAGAAGTTGGCTGAGATAAATATACCAATGCCTTCCCACTAAGTCACCTCTCTATTCCACTTTCTGCTCTTCATTCGTTCGTTTCTTGTTTTATCTTTCCCacattcttttttttcttcaccatgaagtctctctctcttttctccgtGGCCGTCGCCGCGCTGGTCTCCAACGTTTCCGCCGCCGGCGTAACCGGCACCCCCGAGGGCTTCGCCTCCGAAGTTACAGGCGGAGGTAGTGCCGAGGGCGCGTACCCCAAGTCAACCGATGAGCTGGTCTCTATGCTTGGCGACTCTACCACGCGCGTCATCCTTCTCGACCAGGAGTTCGACTTCACCGGAACCGAGGGCACTGCGTCCGAGCAGGGCTGTGCTCCCTGGGGTACGGGCTCGGGCTGCCAGACGGCTATCAACAAGGATGATTGGTGTAACAACTATCAGCCTGATGCCCCCAAGGTCGACGTTAACTATGATAAGGCGGGCCTGAACCCGATTATCGTCAACTCGGATAAGTCgattgttggtgttggtgcgAATGGTGTtatcaagggcaagggtcTTTATATCAAGGGGACtaagaatattattattcAGAACATCCATATTACCGAACTGAACCCTCAGTATGTTTGGGGCGGAGACGCTATCACCCTTGATGGAGCGGATCTTGTTTGGATCGATCACGTCACTACCTCCAACATTGGCCGACAGCACATCGTCCTTGGCACCAACGCTGATAACCGAGTCTCTATCACCAACAACCACATCAACGGCGAGAGCCAGTGGTCTGCTACATGTGATGGACACCAGTACTGGTCCATGTACTTTACCGGCTCCAGCGACGCAAGTCCCCCTACCTCACCCTCCTCTAGAGCTACCTGTACTAACAACCACTAGATGATCACCATGAAGAACAACTACATCACCAAGACCTCCGGCCGCGCCCCCAAGGTCGCCGGAAACACCGTCCTCCACGCCGTCAACAACTACTGGTCCGACAACTCCGGCCACGCCTTCGAGACCAGCGACCAAGCCAAGATTCTCGCCGAGGGCAACCTCTTCCAGGATGTCAAGGCCGCTATCGAGGAGGGATCCACCGGTGCCATCTTTGCCAGCCCTGATGCTTCCGCCAACGCTGCTTGCTCCAGCGGTGTTGGCCACGTCTGCGAGATTAACCAGTACGATAACTCTGGTTCTCTTTCTGGTACCGATTctagcttcttcagctctttCAGCggaaaggctgctgaggcgAAGCCTGCGTCTTCCGTCACTGGTCTTGCTGCCAGTGCTGGTTTCGGAACCATC harbors:
- a CDS encoding hypothetical protein (EggNog:ENOG41~CAZy:PL1), producing MKSLSLFSVAVAALVSNVSAAGVTGTPEGFASEVTGGGSAEGAYPKSTDELVSMLGDSTTRVILLDQEFDFTGTEGTASEQGCAPWGTGSGCQTAINKDDWCNNYQPDAPKVDVNYDKAGLNPIIVNSDKSIVGVGANGVIKGKGLYIKGTKNIIIQNIHITELNPQYVWGGDAITLDGADLVWIDHVTTSNIGRQHIVLGTNADNRVSITNNHINGESQWSATCDGHQYWSMYFTGSSDAKLPMITMKNNYITKTSGRAPKVAGNTVLHAVNNYWSDNSGHAFETSDQAKILAEGNLFQDVKAAIEEGSTGAIFASPDASANAACSSGVGHVCEINQYDNSGSLSGTDSSFFSSFSGKAAEAKPASSVTGLAASAGFGTI